In the Clostridium beijerinckii genome, one interval contains:
- a CDS encoding sulfate/molybdate ABC transporter ATP-binding protein — protein MYVELKNINKKFGDYKASDNVSFRIEQGKLIGLLGPSGSGKTTILRMIAGLETPDEGDIIINGVKVNDIEPGKRGIGFVFQSYALFRHMTVYDNVAFGLVVQKAKKDYIHERVMELIELIGLKGLEKRYPGQLSGGQRQRVAFARALAPNPQLLLLDEPFAAIDAKVRKELRRWLRETISKLGITSIFVTHDQDEAVEVADEIIITNRGKIEQKGSPVEIYKNPKTHFVAQFIGESNLIDDYTKLKGFEVVNPKETKAIVRPEFIQIAKNDKEILTPLAAEKGIVKGIAFRGNNLEIDVQVGNQIFYGYRSLEDEELKIGEEVFVLIHRVYAFDEKSANVVENKIKTEEMSVFI, from the coding sequence ATGTATGTGGAACTAAAGAATATTAATAAAAAATTCGGAGATTATAAGGCATCTGACAATGTTAGTTTTAGAATAGAGCAGGGAAAATTGATTGGCCTTTTAGGCCCAAGTGGAAGTGGTAAGACTACTATACTTAGAATGATAGCAGGTCTTGAAACTCCAGATGAAGGAGATATCATTATTAATGGAGTCAAAGTCAATGATATAGAACCAGGAAAAAGAGGAATTGGCTTCGTATTTCAAAGTTATGCTCTATTTCGTCATATGACAGTTTATGATAATGTAGCGTTTGGTCTTGTGGTACAAAAAGCTAAAAAAGATTATATACATGAGAGAGTTATGGAACTTATAGAACTTATTGGTCTTAAGGGGCTTGAAAAAAGGTATCCAGGTCAATTGTCTGGTGGACAAAGACAACGTGTAGCTTTTGCTAGAGCACTTGCCCCTAATCCACAGCTATTACTACTAGATGAGCCTTTTGCAGCAATTGATGCGAAGGTAAGAAAAGAACTTAGAAGATGGCTTAGAGAAACAATATCTAAATTAGGAATAACAAGTATCTTTGTAACCCATGACCAAGATGAAGCGGTAGAAGTAGCAGATGAAATAATAATAACGAATAGAGGGAAAATTGAGCAGAAAGGTAGTCCAGTTGAGATATATAAGAATCCAAAGACTCATTTCGTAGCGCAATTTATTGGTGAATCGAATCTAATAGATGATTATACTAAGCTAAAAGGATTTGAAGTTGTAAACCCTAAAGAAACAAAGGCAATAGTACGTCCTGAATTTATACAAATTGCTAAAAATGATAAGGAGATTTTGACTCCTCTTGCAGCAGAAAAAGGAATTGTAAAAGGTATTGCATTTAGAGGGAATAATCTTGAAATAGATGTACAGGTAGGGAATCAAATATTTTATGGATATCGTAGCCTGGAAGATGAAGAATTAAAAATTGGTGAAGAAGTTTTCGTTTTAATCCATAGAGTTTATGCATTTGATGAAAAAAGTGCAAATGTTGTGGAAAATAAGATTAAAACAGAAGAAATGTCTGTATTTATTTAA
- a CDS encoding 4Fe-4S dicluster domain-containing protein, protein MSIAINKNKCIGCKRCLAVCPGSLIKSTEDGKKVYIKYPKDCWGCSSCIKECPTGSISLYLGADMGGRGSKLTVKFKDDIADWKIEETDGTEHSIEINRKDSNQY, encoded by the coding sequence ATGAGCATAGCAATTAATAAAAATAAATGCATAGGATGCAAAAGATGTTTAGCTGTGTGTCCAGGAAGTCTTATAAAATCAACTGAAGATGGCAAGAAAGTATATATAAAATATCCTAAAGATTGTTGGGGATGCTCTTCTTGCATAAAAGAATGCCCTACAGGTTCCATTTCATTATATCTAGGAGCAGATATGGGTGGAAGAGGAAGCAAACTTACAGTTAAATTTAAAGATGATATTGCAGATTGGAAGATTGAAGAAACTGATGGAACAGAGCATTCTATCGAAATAAACCGTAAAGATTCAAATCAATATTAG
- a CDS encoding sulfate adenylyltransferase subunit 1, translating into MKSLLKFITCGSVDDGKSTLIGHILYDSKLLYADQEKALELDSKVGSRGGAIDYSLLLDGLMAEREQGITIDVAYRYFTTDNRSFIVADTPGHEEYTRNMAVGASFAELAIILIDAKQGVLVQTRRHARICSLMGVKNFVFAVNKIDLVGYSQERFLEIEEQIKELVNELSLENVHIIPVSATEGDNVTKKSENTPWYAGEALLPYLENVEIDSKSEEGFYMPVQRVCRPNHTFRGFQGEIEAGSISVGDEITTLPSNEKALVKSIHITDKESQSAGKGQSVTIQLNKEVDVSRGCVLTKETDITTSKLISAKILWMDDSELTAGKEYFVKVGTKMLTGVVTDVKYKIDVNTGEHLPTGYLTKNEIAACDILLSEKIVVDKFDAHKTLGELILIDRVTNMTSACGVIEDVHNNDTKNAKFAFEYNELKARGDIFEEFYYDTETLSIFKYKPEEKTYTVGDELPIEGDSYKYPDNFDLLVLRDSIVIEIRDKKITDIKSIVDYKYQEVPVINGRGFEVKVNSNEEVVKFLNEYKEANEKTLGDFLNRWVRFETYRRVVFHSTK; encoded by the coding sequence ATGAAGAGCTTATTAAAGTTTATAACATGTGGTAGTGTAGATGACGGAAAATCTACTCTTATTGGACATATTTTATATGATTCAAAGCTTTTATATGCAGACCAAGAAAAAGCTTTAGAATTAGATAGCAAAGTTGGAAGTAGAGGCGGAGCAATAGACTATTCTCTATTATTAGATGGTTTAATGGCGGAACGTGAGCAAGGAATTACAATAGACGTTGCATATCGTTATTTTACAACTGATAATAGAAGTTTTATAGTAGCAGATACTCCAGGACATGAAGAATATACTAGAAACATGGCAGTAGGTGCATCCTTTGCAGAGCTTGCTATTATATTAATAGATGCAAAGCAAGGGGTACTTGTTCAAACAAGAAGACATGCAAGAATTTGTTCCTTAATGGGTGTAAAGAATTTTGTATTTGCAGTTAATAAGATTGATTTAGTAGGCTACAGTCAAGAAAGATTTCTAGAAATTGAAGAGCAAATTAAAGAATTAGTAAATGAACTTTCATTAGAAAATGTTCATATAATTCCTGTATCAGCTACGGAAGGGGATAACGTTACTAAGAAGTCAGAAAATACTCCATGGTATGCAGGGGAAGCACTTTTACCATATCTAGAAAATGTAGAGATTGATAGTAAATCCGAAGAAGGTTTCTATATGCCTGTTCAAAGAGTATGTAGACCAAATCATACTTTTAGAGGGTTCCAAGGGGAAATTGAAGCTGGAAGCATTTCTGTAGGAGATGAAATTACAACACTTCCTAGTAATGAAAAAGCATTAGTAAAAAGTATTCATATTACCGATAAGGAATCGCAAAGTGCTGGAAAAGGTCAATCTGTTACAATACAGCTTAATAAAGAAGTTGATGTATCAAGAGGCTGTGTACTTACAAAAGAAACTGATATTACTACAAGTAAGTTAATTAGTGCAAAGATTCTTTGGATGGATGATTCGGAATTAACGGCTGGTAAAGAGTATTTTGTAAAAGTAGGTACTAAGATGCTGACTGGTGTTGTTACAGATGTAAAATATAAAATTGATGTCAACACAGGAGAGCATTTACCAACTGGTTATTTAACAAAAAATGAAATAGCGGCATGTGATATTCTATTATCTGAAAAGATAGTTGTTGATAAGTTTGATGCACATAAAACATTAGGAGAACTTATTTTAATAGATCGTGTTACTAATATGACATCAGCTTGTGGTGTTATAGAAGATGTTCATAATAATGATACTAAAAATGCAAAATTTGCTTTTGAGTATAATGAATTAAAAGCAAGAGGAGATATTTTTGAAGAATTCTATTATGATACAGAAACTTTATCTATATTCAAATATAAACCAGAAGAAAAGACTTATACTGTAGGCGATGAGCTTCCAATAGAAGGTGATAGCTACAAATATCCAGATAACTTTGATTTACTAGTTCTTCGTGACTCAATAGTAATTGAAATACGTGATAAGAAAATTACAGATATTAAATCTATTGTCGATTATAAATATCAAGAAGTTCCAGTTATTAATGGCAGAGGATTTGAAGTTAAGGTAAATTCTAATGAAGAAGTTGTAAAATTCTTGAATGAATATAAAGAAGCTAACGAGAAAACTCTAGGAGATTTCTTAAATAGATGGGTTAGATTTGAAACTTATAGAAGAGTAGTTTTTCATAGTACTAAATAG
- the cysT gene encoding sulfate ABC transporter permease subunit CysT, translating into MSKTKRVIPGFRLTMGFSLVYLSLIVLIPLSALVIKSGGMGLDKFLSTVLNARTLHGYLVSFGAAFIAAIINSVFGVILAWVLVRYDFPFKRFIDGIIDLPFALPTAVAGISLTTLYSENGWIGKILYSFGIKSSFSILGIVIALTFIGIPFVVRTIQPVLEDLDGQYEEAAAMLGASRLRTFCKVIFPEISAPLLTGFGLAFARGVGEYGSVVFIAGNLPMKTEIAPLLIMSRLEQYDYSGATAIALVMLGASFLILFVINGIQLYNSKLKQI; encoded by the coding sequence ATGAGCAAGACAAAAAGAGTTATTCCTGGATTTAGACTGACAATGGGTTTTTCTCTTGTTTACCTAAGCCTTATAGTTTTAATTCCTTTATCAGCTTTAGTCATAAAGTCAGGGGGAATGGGATTAGATAAATTTCTTAGTACAGTATTAAATGCTAGAACATTACACGGATACTTGGTGAGTTTTGGGGCTGCATTTATAGCAGCGATAATAAATAGCGTATTCGGGGTTATCTTGGCGTGGGTTTTAGTTAGATACGATTTTCCATTTAAAAGATTTATAGACGGAATAATTGATTTACCATTTGCACTACCAACAGCTGTTGCAGGTATCTCACTTACTACCTTATATTCTGAGAATGGTTGGATAGGAAAAATACTTTATTCATTTGGAATAAAATCATCATTTTCTATTTTAGGAATTGTTATAGCCTTAACATTTATAGGAATTCCATTTGTTGTAAGAACAATTCAGCCAGTTCTTGAAGATTTAGACGGACAATATGAAGAAGCGGCAGCAATGCTTGGAGCTAGTAGATTAAGAACTTTTTGCAAAGTAATATTTCCAGAAATATCAGCACCATTATTAACTGGATTTGGTTTAGCATTTGCAAGAGGTGTTGGTGAGTATGGAAGTGTAGTTTTTATCGCAGGAAATCTTCCAATGAAAACAGAAATTGCACCTCTTTTAATTATGTCAAGATTGGAGCAATACGACTATAGTGGTGCTACGGCTATAGCTTTAGTTATGTTAGGTGCTTCATTCTTAATATTATTCGTTATAAATGGAATTCAACTATACAATAGTAAATTAAAGCAGATATGA
- a CDS encoding sulfate ABC transporter substrate-binding protein, whose translation MLCLLLSITLITGAFVGCGKQGTNGDNSKKPVELLNVSYDPTRELYTKFNESFIKYWKEKTGQDVTIDQSHGGSGSQAQAVMGGLDADIVTLALGYDIDAISKAGLLNSDWQSSFKENSAPYTSTIVFLVRKGNPKNIKDWDDLTKNGVSIVTPNPKTSGGARWNYLAAWAYASKKYNGDENSIKEFMSKLYSNVVVLDSGSRGATTSFVRRGLGDVLIAWENEAMLSLQQLGKDNYEIVTPSLSILTEPSVAVVDEVADKRGTKDVAEGYLNYLYTKEGQELVAQNYYRPRDKDVAEEYKDTFPKLDLVKIDDSLFGGWKKAQETHFSDGGTFDQIYIPKN comes from the coding sequence ATGTTATGTTTGCTGCTTTCTATTACGCTAATTACTGGGGCTTTTGTCGGCTGTGGAAAGCAAGGAACTAATGGCGATAATAGTAAGAAACCAGTGGAGCTCTTGAATGTATCATATGATCCTACAAGAGAATTATACACTAAGTTTAATGAAAGTTTCATAAAGTACTGGAAAGAAAAAACTGGACAAGATGTAACAATAGATCAATCTCATGGAGGATCTGGTTCACAAGCGCAGGCAGTTATGGGGGGATTAGATGCTGATATTGTAACCTTAGCATTGGGATATGATATTGATGCCATAAGCAAAGCTGGTCTCTTGAATAGTGATTGGCAAAGTAGTTTTAAAGAAAATAGTGCACCATATACTTCAACTATTGTTTTTCTTGTTAGAAAAGGAAATCCAAAGAATATAAAAGATTGGGATGACTTAACAAAGAATGGTGTTTCAATTGTAACACCAAACCCAAAAACTTCAGGTGGAGCTAGATGGAATTACTTAGCGGCCTGGGCTTATGCATCAAAAAAATATAATGGTGATGAAAATTCTATAAAAGAGTTTATGTCCAAGTTATATTCGAATGTAGTTGTATTAGATTCAGGATCAAGAGGAGCAACTACTAGTTTTGTTAGAAGAGGATTAGGTGATGTTCTTATAGCTTGGGAGAATGAAGCTATGTTATCACTACAACAGCTTGGAAAAGATAATTATGAAATAGTTACTCCATCATTAAGTATTTTAACAGAGCCATCAGTTGCAGTAGTAGATGAAGTTGCTGATAAAAGAGGTACTAAAGATGTCGCTGAAGGATACTTGAACTACTTATACACTAAAGAAGGACAAGAACTAGTAGCTCAAAACTATTATAGACCGAGGGATAAAGACGTTGCTGAGGAATATAAAGATACATTTCCTAAATTGGATCTTGTAAAAATAGATGATTCACTATTTGGAGGATGGAAAAAAGCTCAAGAGACTCATTTTTCAGATGGGGGAACATTTGACCAAATTTATATTCCTAAAAACTGA
- the cysD gene encoding sulfate adenylyltransferase subunit CysD, translating into MSELSHLDKLEAEAIYIIREVAAECEKPVMLYSIGKDSSVMLHLAMKAFYPEKPPFPFMHIDTTWKFKEMIEFRDKTAEKLGIEMIVHSNEEGIKQGINPFDHGSAYTDIMKTQALKQGLSKYGFTAAFGGGRRDEEKSRAKERIFSFRNEAQAWDPKNQRPEMWKLYNTKINKGESMRVFPISNWTENDIWQYIKRENIDIVPLYFAKERPCIERDGNIIMVDDDRLKLLPGEKVEHKKIRFRTLGCYPLTGGFESDAVTLDAIIEETLSAVSSERTTRVIDSEAAGSMERRKREGYF; encoded by the coding sequence ATGAGCGAATTATCACATCTTGATAAATTAGAAGCAGAAGCAATTTATATTATTAGAGAAGTAGCAGCAGAATGTGAAAAGCCAGTAATGCTATATTCAATTGGTAAAGACAGTTCAGTTATGTTACATCTTGCAATGAAAGCATTTTATCCTGAAAAGCCACCATTTCCTTTCATGCATATAGATACAACATGGAAGTTTAAAGAAATGATCGAATTTCGTGATAAGACAGCAGAAAAATTAGGAATTGAGATGATTGTCCATTCAAATGAAGAAGGTATAAAGCAAGGGATTAATCCTTTTGATCACGGATCAGCATATACTGATATCATGAAGACACAAGCTTTAAAACAAGGATTAAGTAAATATGGATTTACAGCAGCCTTTGGTGGAGGACGTCGTGATGAAGAAAAATCTCGTGCAAAGGAAAGAATTTTCTCTTTTAGAAATGAAGCGCAAGCATGGGATCCTAAAAATCAAAGACCAGAAATGTGGAAGCTTTATAACACTAAAATAAATAAAGGTGAAAGTATGAGAGTTTTTCCAATTTCAAATTGGACTGAAAATGATATATGGCAATATATAAAGCGTGAAAATATTGATATAGTTCCTTTATATTTTGCAAAAGAAAGACCATGCATTGAACGTGATGGCAATATAATTATGGTAGATGACGATAGATTAAAACTATTACCAGGTGAGAAAGTTGAACATAAGAAAATAAGATTCAGAACACTTGGATGTTATCCATTAACAGGTGGTTTTGAATCAGATGCAGTTACTTTGGATGCTATTATTGAGGAAACCCTTAGTGCCGTATCATCTGAAAGAACAACTAGAGTTATTGATAGTGAAGCAGCAGGTAGTATGGAAAGAAGAAAGAGAGAGGGGTATTTCTAA
- a CDS encoding FeoB-associated Cys-rich membrane protein: protein MVATIILAGIIFGFMAFVIGKQIKKAKNGESGCGCGCSGCSSANACHGIKIKQK from the coding sequence ATGGTGGCAACAATTATATTAGCTGGTATAATATTTGGATTTATGGCATTTGTGATAGGGAAGCAAATAAAAAAAGCTAAAAATGGAGAAAGTGGCTGCGGATGTGGATGCTCCGGTTGTTCATCAGCTAATGCATGCCACGGAATAAAAATAAAGCAAAAATAA
- the cysW gene encoding sulfate ABC transporter permease subunit CysW, which translates to MNRSENKFLKYGLIGISIFFLILMLIIPLISIISEALAKGFGAYIKAISEGYTLKAMNLTLISTLIATIMNTIFGICIAWAITKFKFRGKNLLGTLIDLPFAISPVIAGLIFVLTFGKGSFLENILVQNNIKIVFAVPGIILATIFVTFPFVAREIIPLMNAQGTDEEEAAAMMGANGFNIFRKITLPNIKWGLIYGVILCAARAMGEFGAVSVVSGHIRGKTNTLPLHIEILYNEYQFSAAFAVASILVIIAVMVLILRNIVEWKTKKGV; encoded by the coding sequence ATGAATAGAAGTGAAAATAAATTCTTAAAATACGGTTTGATAGGTATAAGCATATTTTTTCTTATACTAATGCTTATTATTCCACTGATATCTATAATTTCTGAAGCTTTGGCTAAAGGGTTTGGTGCATATATTAAAGCAATTTCAGAGGGATATACTCTTAAAGCTATGAACCTTACATTAATATCTACGTTAATAGCAACAATCATGAATACTATATTTGGTATATGCATTGCGTGGGCTATAACAAAATTTAAATTTAGAGGGAAGAACCTGCTAGGAACTTTAATTGATCTGCCATTTGCAATATCACCTGTTATTGCAGGATTAATATTCGTATTAACATTTGGAAAAGGGAGTTTTTTAGAAAATATTTTAGTTCAAAATAATATAAAAATAGTGTTTGCTGTACCAGGGATAATATTAGCAACAATATTTGTAACCTTTCCGTTTGTAGCGAGAGAAATAATACCTTTAATGAACGCTCAGGGAACTGATGAAGAAGAAGCAGCAGCGATGATGGGAGCTAATGGATTTAATATATTTAGAAAAATAACTCTTCCTAATATTAAATGGGGACTTATATATGGAGTAATACTTTGTGCAGCAAGAGCAATGGGAGAATTTGGGGCAGTATCAGTGGTATCTGGTCATATTAGAGGAAAGACAAATACTCTTCCATTACACATTGAAATTTTATATAACGAATATCAATTCTCAGCAGCTTTCGCAGTTGCTTCTATATTGGTAATTATTGCAGTTATGGTATTGATATTACGTAATATTGTGGAATGGAAAACTAAGAAGGGGGTCTAG
- a CDS encoding adenylyl-sulfate reductase subunit alpha produces MSKNVQVKQLETDILIIGGGTAGCYAALTIRENSNASVLILEKANIKRSGCLAAGVNAINAYIVKGRKPEDYVDYAKKDADNIVREDLLLTMSQGLNKVTKKLEDLGLVILKDENGEYVARGNRNIKINGENIKPILADAVQQLNDVTVMNQVNVIDYIVKDNQILGAFAVGVEEEILYEIKAKKVICATGGAAGLYKPNNPGFSRHKMWYPPFNTGAGYAMGIEAGAEMTTFEMRFIALRCKDTIAPTGTIAQGVGAKQVNSKGEVYETKYGLTTSERVYGTVKENQEGRGPCYLRTEGITSAQDEELKKAYLNMAPSQTLKWIESGKNPSEQNVEIEGTEPYIVGGHTASGYWVDTKRETTIKGLYAAGDVAGGCPQKYVTGALVEGEIAAKAAVEAINNSDKDVVTLSTTEEDLLIKKKKSEVEKVLNSENQIFNFEQLEEAMQKVMDTYAGGIGSSYQFNEKQLELAMEKIEQIEKLSENLYAEDMHELMFVYELKERLTLCKSVIAHLKARKETRWHSFAENLDYPEKSDEWLKYVNSKLIDGKLKMLYRDLVGRGETYEHSN; encoded by the coding sequence ATGAGTAAGAACGTTCAAGTAAAACAATTAGAAACTGATATATTAATTATTGGAGGAGGTACTGCTGGGTGCTATGCGGCCTTAACCATACGTGAAAATTCTAATGCATCCGTACTTATACTTGAAAAAGCTAATATTAAGAGAAGTGGGTGCTTAGCAGCCGGAGTAAATGCAATCAATGCATACATAGTTAAAGGAAGAAAGCCTGAAGACTATGTGGATTACGCTAAAAAAGATGCAGATAATATTGTGCGTGAAGATCTACTTCTTACAATGTCACAAGGTTTAAATAAGGTAACAAAAAAGTTAGAGGATTTAGGGCTTGTTATCTTAAAAGATGAAAATGGCGAATATGTGGCTAGAGGAAATAGAAATATAAAAATTAACGGTGAAAACATTAAACCTATTTTAGCAGATGCAGTGCAGCAACTAAACGATGTTACTGTTATGAATCAAGTTAATGTTATTGATTATATTGTAAAAGATAATCAGATACTTGGCGCTTTTGCAGTTGGTGTAGAAGAAGAAATTCTATATGAAATTAAAGCAAAAAAAGTAATATGCGCAACTGGTGGAGCAGCAGGTCTTTATAAACCTAACAATCCAGGCTTTTCAAGACATAAAATGTGGTATCCTCCTTTCAACACTGGTGCAGGGTATGCTATGGGAATAGAAGCAGGGGCTGAAATGACTACTTTTGAAATGAGATTTATTGCTTTGAGATGTAAAGACACGATTGCACCAACGGGTACAATTGCTCAAGGTGTAGGCGCAAAGCAGGTAAATTCAAAAGGAGAAGTTTATGAAACAAAATATGGTCTAACTACATCAGAAAGAGTTTATGGAACAGTAAAGGAAAATCAAGAAGGAAGAGGGCCTTGCTATTTAAGAACGGAAGGTATTACTTCTGCTCAAGATGAAGAATTAAAGAAAGCATATTTAAACATGGCTCCTAGTCAAACTTTAAAATGGATAGAATCAGGAAAAAATCCAAGTGAGCAAAATGTAGAAATTGAAGGAACAGAACCATACATAGTAGGTGGACATACTGCTAGTGGATATTGGGTTGATACCAAAAGAGAAACTACAATAAAAGGTCTTTATGCAGCAGGTGATGTAGCTGGTGGATGCCCACAAAAATATGTTACAGGAGCACTAGTAGAAGGTGAGATTGCAGCAAAGGCAGCAGTTGAAGCAATAAATAATAGTGATAAAGATGTTGTTACTTTATCAACAACTGAAGAAGATTTACTTATAAAGAAAAAGAAATCAGAAGTTGAAAAAGTGCTAAACTCTGAAAATCAGATATTCAATTTTGAACAACTTGAAGAAGCAATGCAGAAGGTAATGGATACTTATGCAGGCGGAATTGGAAGTAGTTATCAGTTCAATGAAAAGCAACTTGAACTTGCAATGGAGAAAATTGAGCAAATTGAGAAATTGAGTGAAAATCTTTATGCAGAAGATATGCATGAATTGATGTTTGTATATGAGTTAAAAGAGAGACTTACTCTTTGTAAATCTGTAATTGCCCATTTAAAAGCGAGAAAAGAAACTAGATGGCACAGCTTTGCAGAAAACCTTGATTATCCAGAGAAAAGCGATGAATGGTTAAAATATGTTAATTCGAAGCTTATAGATGGCAAACTTAAAATGTTATATAGAGATTTAGTGGGAAGAGGTGAAACATATGAGCATAGCAATTAA
- a CDS encoding sulfate ABC transporter substrate-binding protein — MKKRRILSVTLSIALIMGAFIGCGKQEANSENSDSKKPVELLNVSYDPTRELYTKFNDSFIKYWKDKTGQDVTINQSHGGSGAQAQSVIGGLEADIVTLALGYDIDAISQAGLVNSDWQSKFKENSSPYTSTIVFLVRKGNPKNIKDWDDLTRDGVSIVTPNPKTSGGARWNYLAAWAYASKKYNGDEKAIKDFMSKLYSNVTVLDSGARGATTSFVERGLGDVLIAWENEALLSLNQLGKDQYEIVVPSLSILAEPPVAVVDKVVDKKGTREVAEGYLDYLYTKEGQEIAAENYYRPRDKEVAEKYKSTFPEVNLVTVDGEFGGWAKAQETHFSDGGTFDQIYIPKK; from the coding sequence ATGAAGAAGAGAAGAATATTAAGTGTTACGCTTTCTATAGCTTTAATAATGGGGGCTTTTATAGGTTGTGGAAAGCAAGAAGCTAATAGTGAAAATTCGGACAGTAAAAAACCTGTAGAGCTTTTGAATGTATCATATGATCCAACAAGAGAATTATATACAAAATTTAATGATAGTTTTATAAAATATTGGAAGGATAAAACTGGACAAGATGTAACAATAAATCAATCTCATGGAGGCTCTGGTGCACAGGCACAATCAGTAATTGGTGGATTAGAGGCTGATATTGTAACCTTAGCACTAGGCTATGATATAGATGCTATAAGTCAAGCTGGTCTTGTAAATAGTGATTGGCAAAGTAAATTTAAAGAAAATAGTTCGCCATATACATCTACTATAGTTTTTCTTGTTAGAAAAGGAAATCCTAAGAATATAAAAGACTGGGATGATTTAACGAGGGATGGAGTTTCGATAGTAACACCAAATCCAAAAACATCAGGAGGAGCTAGATGGAACTACTTAGCAGCTTGGGCCTATGCATCGAAAAAGTATAATGGTGATGAAAAGGCTATAAAAGATTTTATGTCAAAGTTATATTCAAATGTAACAGTATTGGATTCAGGAGCTAGGGGAGCAACAACAAGTTTTGTTGAGAGAGGATTAGGAGATGTACTTATAGCATGGGAAAATGAAGCACTTTTATCACTTAATCAACTTGGAAAAGATCAGTATGAAATAGTAGTGCCATCATTAAGTATTTTAGCAGAACCTCCTGTTGCTGTAGTTGATAAAGTTGTTGATAAAAAAGGAACTAGGGAAGTTGCAGAGGGATATTTAGATTATTTATATACTAAAGAAGGACAAGAAATAGCAGCAGAAAATTATTACAGACCTAGAGATAAAGAAGTTGCTGAAAAGTATAAGAGCACATTTCCAGAAGTTAATTTAGTTACAGTAGACGGTGAATTTGGAGGATGGGCGAAAGCTCAGGAAACTCATTTCTCAGATGGAGGAACATTCGACCAAATTTATATTCCTAAAAAATAA